Proteins from one Xenorhabdus griffiniae genomic window:
- a CDS encoding Ail/Lom family outer membrane beta-barrel protein yields the protein MKKALLTSAIIAGLSISSFTAHASGKHTLSLGYAQSDIKMQIEGEELNLKDLDKAPRGLNLKYRYEINDNWGFISSVTQTKLKIKYYHYSNGLDVGSEDITYRSLMAGPTYRFNEYVSAYALIGAANVEDKARMFAQPSVSKKKTAVAYGTGLQFNPTSSIAVDVSYEYSDLSQAKAGTWTVGVGYHF from the coding sequence ATGAAAAAAGCGCTATTGACTTCAGCTATCATTGCGGGGTTATCTATTTCTTCATTTACAGCACATGCAAGTGGCAAACATACCCTTTCATTAGGCTACGCCCAAAGCGATATAAAGATGCAGATTGAGGGAGAAGAACTAAACCTGAAGGATCTGGATAAAGCTCCAAGAGGCCTCAACCTGAAATACCGTTATGAAATTAATGATAATTGGGGCTTTATCAGCTCAGTTACACAAACCAAGCTAAAAATAAAATACTACCATTATTCCAATGGGTTAGATGTTGGTAGCGAGGACATTACTTATCGATCATTGATGGCTGGTCCAACATATCGTTTCAATGAATATGTCAGCGCCTATGCTTTGATTGGTGCAGCTAATGTTGAAGATAAAGCTCGTATGTTTGCACAACCAAGTGTAAGTAAAAAGAAAACAGCGGTTGCCTACGGTACAGGGTTACAATTCAACCCGACATCAAGCATAGCTGTTGATGTTTCCTACGAATATTCTGATTTAAGCCAGGCTAAAGCAGGAACGTGGACAGTTGGCGTTGGTTATCATTTCTAA
- a CDS encoding NAD(P)/FAD-dependent oxidoreductase — MEKFDVVIIGAGAAGLFCAAQAGLAGLNVLVLDNGKKAGRKILMSGGGRCNFTNMYTEPAAYLSANPHFCKSALARYTQWDFIDLVQRYGIPYHEKTLGQLFCDGSAQQIIDLLLQECEIGQVTIQLRSEVTHVEKKESGFVITAAGKKVSAHSLVVASGGLSMPGLGASPLGYRIAEQFGLNILPTRAALVPFTLHKPLLEQLQTLSGVSVPSVVTAKDGTVFRENILFTHRGLSGPAILQISSYWQPGEYVSVNLLPDTDFGCFLDKERESHPNQSLKNTLAKLLPKRLVECLQSLGQLPELSLKQLNAAQQKALITTLQCWQVQPNGTEGYRTAEVTLGGVDTHELSSKTMEAHKVKGLYFIGEVVDVTGWLGGYNFQWAWSSAWACAQALIFPKN, encoded by the coding sequence ATGGAAAAATTTGATGTAGTTATTATCGGTGCTGGCGCTGCTGGCTTATTCTGTGCTGCACAAGCTGGGCTTGCCGGATTAAATGTTCTGGTACTGGATAATGGCAAAAAAGCTGGCCGCAAGATTTTGATGTCCGGTGGCGGGCGCTGCAATTTTACCAACATGTATACCGAACCGGCGGCCTACCTTTCCGCCAATCCCCATTTTTGTAAGTCAGCACTTGCTCGCTATACCCAATGGGATTTTATTGATCTTGTACAACGTTACGGTATCCCGTACCACGAAAAAACCTTGGGACAGCTTTTCTGCGACGGCTCAGCCCAACAAATCATAGACCTGCTTTTGCAAGAGTGTGAAATAGGACAGGTAACAATCCAATTGCGCAGTGAAGTGACTCATGTCGAGAAGAAAGAGTCGGGGTTTGTCATTACGGCGGCTGGAAAAAAGGTAAGCGCACACTCACTTGTTGTGGCATCCGGTGGTTTGTCTATGCCTGGCCTGGGAGCTTCTCCTTTGGGTTACCGTATCGCAGAACAGTTTGGACTCAATATCTTGCCTACACGTGCAGCATTAGTTCCCTTTACCTTACATAAACCCCTGCTGGAACAACTGCAAACCCTTTCCGGTGTCTCGGTGCCTTCAGTGGTAACCGCAAAAGATGGCACTGTATTCAGGGAAAATATTCTGTTCACCCATCGCGGTCTTTCTGGCCCAGCTATTTTACAGATTTCCAGCTATTGGCAACCTGGTGAGTATGTGAGTGTTAACTTACTTCCTGACACAGATTTCGGGTGTTTTCTGGATAAGGAACGGGAATCTCATCCCAATCAGAGTTTGAAAAACACACTGGCTAAATTACTGCCCAAACGTCTGGTGGAATGTTTACAGTCTCTTGGACAATTGCCGGAACTGTCTTTGAAACAACTTAATGCCGCACAACAAAAGGCGCTAATCACAACCCTGCAATGCTGGCAGGTACAACCTAATGGTACGGAAGGTTATCGCACAGCGGAAGTGACTCTTGGCGGCGTGGATACGCACGAGTTGTCATCAAAAACGATGGAAGCTCATAAGGTGAAGGGACTGTACTTTATTGGTGAAGTGGTTGATGTAACCGGTTGGCTTGGTGGGTATAACTTCCAATGGGCCTGGAGTTCGGCGTGGGCTTGTGCGCAGGCTTTGATATTCCCTAAAAATTGA
- the pitA gene encoding inorganic phosphate transporter PitA, giving the protein MLHLFTGLEFYTGLMLVLALLFVLFYEAINGFHDTANAVATVIYTRAMRSQLAVVMAGVFNFLGVLLGGLSVAYAIVHLLPTDLLLNVSSAHGLAMVFSMLLAAIIWNLGTWYFGIPASSSHTLIGSIIGIGLTNAIVTSSSVVDALNIPKMIQIFMSLILSPLVGLIIAGAMVFLLRRYWSGTKKRRRIHMTPVEREKQDGKRKPPFWTRTALILSAVGVSFSHGANDGQKGIGLIMLVLIGVAPAGFVVNMNSTSYDIARTRDAVVHLQQYYGQHAPALTHAIELNPAISPVENQLDMTFHCDSSRALVVLNKAESMLASIQNFNELTPDQRNSMRRMLMCAADTTNVVAKLPETSLEDARFLNKLRKDLLSTVEYAPLWIIVAVALALSLGTMVGWKRVAVTIGEKIGKKGMTYAQGVSAQVTAAVSIGVASYTGMPVSTTQVLSSAVAGTMLVDGGGVQSKTIKNIMLAWILTLPISIALSGLLYWITLKLI; this is encoded by the coding sequence ATGCTACATCTGTTTACTGGCCTGGAATTTTATACCGGCCTTATGTTAGTGCTTGCTCTGTTGTTTGTGCTTTTCTATGAAGCCATCAATGGGTTTCATGATACCGCAAACGCAGTAGCAACTGTTATTTATACCCGGGCAATGCGTTCACAGCTTGCTGTTGTGATGGCAGGGGTTTTTAATTTTTTGGGTGTTCTCCTTGGTGGGTTAAGTGTCGCTTATGCGATTGTGCATCTACTACCTACGGATCTTCTGTTAAATGTCAGTTCAGCTCACGGCTTGGCCATGGTCTTTTCCATGCTGCTGGCGGCGATCATCTGGAATTTAGGTACGTGGTATTTCGGTATTCCTGCATCCAGCTCCCATACGTTGATTGGTTCTATTATCGGCATCGGTCTGACTAATGCGATAGTAACCAGTTCTTCCGTGGTTGATGCGTTGAATATTCCGAAGATGATACAGATTTTCATGTCCTTGATCCTGTCTCCTCTTGTTGGCCTGATCATTGCTGGAGCGATGGTGTTTTTACTGCGCCGCTATTGGAGTGGTACAAAAAAACGTCGTCGTATCCATATGACACCTGTTGAGCGTGAAAAACAGGATGGCAAACGTAAACCCCCATTCTGGACACGTACTGCCCTGATCCTCTCTGCTGTTGGCGTGAGTTTCTCTCACGGCGCGAATGATGGTCAGAAAGGTATCGGTTTGATTATGCTGGTTCTGATTGGTGTCGCGCCTGCGGGGTTTGTCGTCAATATGAACTCAACCAGTTATGATATCGCCCGTACTCGTGATGCCGTTGTCCACTTGCAACAGTATTATGGACAACATGCGCCAGCGTTAACTCATGCGATTGAGCTAAACCCGGCTATTTCTCCTGTTGAAAATCAGCTAGATATGACGTTCCATTGCGATAGTTCACGCGCATTAGTGGTGCTGAACAAGGCTGAGAGCATGTTGGCGAGTATTCAAAATTTCAACGAATTAACGCCGGATCAACGTAACAGTATGCGTCGTATGTTGATGTGCGCTGCTGATACGACCAACGTTGTGGCTAAATTGCCAGAAACCAGCCTTGAAGATGCACGTTTCCTGAATAAGCTGCGTAAAGATTTGCTCAGTACGGTGGAATATGCGCCATTATGGATCATTGTTGCCGTGGCTCTTGCTCTGTCTTTAGGCACAATGGTGGGCTGGAAACGAGTTGCTGTGACTATCGGTGAGAAGATTGGCAAAAAAGGCATGACTTACGCCCAGGGTGTTTCTGCGCAGGTGACTGCTGCGGTTTCTATTGGTGTTGCCAGCTATACAGGTATGCCAGTATCCACGACACAAGTGCTCTCTTCTGCGGTAGCAGGGACGATGTTGGTTGATGGTGGTGGTGTGCAGAGCAAGACCATCAAGAATATCATGTTGGCGTGGATTTTGACGTTGCCGATTTCCATTGCATTGTCGGGCTTACTGTATTGGATCACTCTGAAACTGATCTAA
- the uspB gene encoding universal stress protein UspB codes for MFSTIALFWAVCLICIINIMRYFSSLRVLLSILRESDPMLYQAVDGNGFFKTNGQFNKQMRLVRYINSQGYINHHDPDVVLLCERMRKQFILTEMLCGVVLLCLIAMMV; via the coding sequence ATGTTCAGTACCATTGCACTATTTTGGGCAGTTTGCCTTATCTGCATTATTAACATAATGCGCTATTTTTCTTCGCTCCGTGTACTTCTGTCCATTTTACGCGAGTCAGACCCCATGCTGTATCAAGCCGTTGATGGGAATGGTTTTTTTAAAACTAATGGTCAATTCAATAAGCAGATGCGGCTCGTGCGTTATATCAATTCACAAGGTTATATCAATCATCACGACCCTGATGTCGTCTTATTGTGCGAAAGGATGAGGAAACAATTTATATTGACAGAAATGCTATGTGGCGTTGTCCTGCTATGCCTAATAGCGATGATGGTCTGA
- the uspA gene encoding universal stress protein UspA, translating to MAYKHILVAVDLSPESQILVEKAVSLAKPYNAKISLIHVDVNYSDLYTGLIDVNLGDMQERIADETRNSLKELSAGADYPVQETLSGSGDLGQVLVDAIKQYDMDLVVCGHHQDFWSKLMSSARQLINTVHVDMLIVPLRDEE from the coding sequence ATGGCTTACAAACATATTCTTGTTGCGGTTGATTTATCTCCAGAAAGTCAGATTTTGGTGGAAAAAGCTGTATCATTGGCGAAACCATACAATGCCAAAATTTCCCTGATCCATGTTGATGTTAACTACTCTGATCTCTATACCGGCCTGATTGACGTAAATCTTGGCGATATGCAGGAGCGTATCGCGGATGAAACGCGTAATTCCCTGAAAGAACTCTCTGCTGGTGCAGATTATCCTGTTCAGGAAACGTTGAGTGGCAGCGGTGATTTAGGACAAGTCCTTGTGGATGCGATTAAACAATACGATATGGATCTGGTTGTATGTGGTCACCATCAGGATTTTTGGAGTAAGTTGATGTCTTCAGCCCGCCAGCTTATTAACACCGTTCATGTTGATATGTTGATTGTACCTTTACGTGACGAAGAATAA
- the gdhA gene encoding NADP-specific glutamate dehydrogenase: MNVSLSLVSFLDSVQSRNQHQVEYLQAVREVLTSLWPFLQQNPQYCEQGLLERLVEPERVIQFRVCWVDDQGKVQVNRAWRVQFSSAIGPFKGGMRFHPSVNLSILKFLGFEQTLKNALTTLPMGGGKGGSDFDPKGKSHGEIMRFCQALMTELYRHLGPDTDVPAGDIGVGSREVGFMAGMMKKLSNNTACVFTGKGLSFGGSLIRPEATGYGLVYFTHEMLKRHGMELEGMRVSVSGAGNVAQYSIEKCMELGAKVVTVSDSGGTVLDEDGFTAEKLAHLQEIKNQRYGRVEEYAKERGLTFLKGQDPWSIPVDIALPCATQNELDLEAAKTLIKNGVKAVAEGANMPATIEATTAFLEAGVLFAPGKAANAGGVATSGLEMAQNAARLSWKAEKVDIRLHHIMLDIHQACVEYGGEEKQTNYVQGANIAGFVKVADAMLSQGIV; encoded by the coding sequence ATGAATGTTTCATTATCTTTAGTTTCATTTCTCGATTCGGTTCAATCCCGTAATCAGCATCAAGTAGAATACCTACAGGCAGTACGAGAAGTGTTGACCTCTCTCTGGCCTTTTCTGCAACAAAACCCGCAATATTGTGAGCAAGGGTTATTGGAACGTCTGGTGGAGCCGGAAAGAGTTATCCAATTCCGCGTCTGCTGGGTGGATGATCAAGGGAAAGTACAGGTTAACCGCGCATGGCGTGTTCAGTTCAGTTCTGCTATTGGGCCTTTTAAAGGTGGGATGCGTTTTCACCCTTCTGTGAATCTTTCTATCCTGAAATTTTTAGGTTTTGAGCAGACATTGAAGAATGCGTTGACAACGCTGCCGATGGGAGGCGGAAAAGGGGGTTCTGATTTCGATCCCAAAGGGAAAAGCCACGGCGAAATTATGCGATTCTGTCAGGCATTGATGACAGAACTTTACCGCCATCTGGGGCCAGATACCGATGTGCCTGCCGGAGATATTGGTGTAGGCAGCCGTGAAGTCGGTTTTATGGCTGGTATGATGAAAAAATTGTCCAACAATACGGCGTGCGTTTTCACGGGTAAGGGCCTGTCTTTTGGTGGCAGCTTGATCCGCCCCGAAGCTACCGGATATGGGCTGGTCTATTTTACCCATGAAATGCTTAAACGCCATGGTATGGAACTTGAAGGTATGCGAGTATCTGTGTCCGGTGCGGGGAATGTCGCCCAGTATTCTATTGAAAAATGCATGGAGTTGGGGGCAAAAGTCGTCACAGTATCGGATTCAGGCGGCACGGTATTGGATGAAGATGGTTTTACAGCGGAGAAACTGGCTCACCTCCAAGAGATTAAAAACCAGCGCTACGGCCGTGTGGAAGAGTATGCTAAAGAGCGTGGACTGACTTTCCTCAAAGGCCAGGACCCGTGGTCCATTCCTGTGGATATTGCCCTGCCTTGTGCGACGCAGAACGAACTGGATTTGGAAGCGGCGAAGACATTGATTAAAAATGGTGTGAAAGCTGTTGCGGAAGGCGCCAATATGCCGGCGACGATTGAGGCTACTACGGCTTTCCTTGAAGCAGGTGTTTTGTTTGCACCGGGCAAGGCAGCTAATGCGGGTGGGGTGGCAACTTCGGGTTTGGAAATGGCACAGAACGCAGCGCGTCTGAGTTGGAAAGCAGAGAAAGTGGATATTCGCTTACATCACATCATGCTCGATATCCATCAGGCTTGCGTAGAATATGGTGGAGAAGAGAAACAAACTAACTACGTACAAGGCGCAAATATCGCTGGTTTTGTTAAAGTGGCGGATGCGATGTTGTCACAAGGCATTGTTTAA
- a CDS encoding ATP-binding cassette domain-containing protein yields the protein MIKITDLCFSYKSREIGRNIFKNIFRLNEIEVSLFNNLNVEIFNNDSKITGFLGKNGAGKTTLIKLISGILTPNSGNITVFGINSNGRPLNLLSNLGIVFGNKSMLWEELSLYENIELFSKIYKRNYDNNNIENMIEMLSLNNIARKPAKTCSLGQSVKSNLLIHLLNRPKLLILDEPTIGLDIESQILLRNILKDYAELNESKILITSHNMLDIADICTDILFLKGGEISKIDLNKNDTKEKNALYLEGLFCDN from the coding sequence ATGATAAAAATTACTGATCTATGTTTTAGCTATAAAAGCCGAGAAATTGGAAGGAATATTTTTAAAAATATTTTCAGATTAAATGAAATTGAAGTTAGTTTATTTAATAACTTAAATGTTGAGATATTTAATAATGATAGCAAGATTACTGGTTTTTTAGGGAAAAATGGAGCAGGAAAAACAACTTTAATAAAACTCATTTCAGGCATTTTAACGCCAAACTCAGGAAATATTACTGTTTTTGGTATCAATTCAAATGGAAGGCCTCTTAATCTTTTATCTAATCTTGGTATCGTTTTTGGTAATAAATCAATGCTTTGGGAAGAATTATCTCTTTATGAAAATATTGAGCTCTTTTCTAAGATATATAAGAGAAATTATGATAACAATAATATTGAAAATATGATAGAAATGTTGAGTCTTAATAATATAGCGAGGAAGCCTGCCAAAACCTGTTCCCTGGGGCAGTCTGTGAAATCTAACTTATTAATACATTTACTGAACAGACCTAAGTTATTGATATTGGACGAGCCTACAATCGGATTGGATATAGAATCACAAATACTATTACGCAATATCTTAAAAGATTATGCTGAACTTAATGAAAGTAAAATATTAATTACCTCACATAATATGTTAGATATCGCAGACATTTGTACAGATATCCTTTTCCTGAAAGGTGGAGAAATATCAAAAATAGATTTAAATAAAAATGATACAAAGGAAAAAAATGCGCTATATCTAGAGGGGCTTTTCTGTGATAACTAA
- a CDS encoding ABC transporter permease, with translation MITKFSFIETIRAKNIIFGYLFLTITLYAVELSFWNTMTKSNDFVNYTHDKIIIYILWSVIIFQLTSINGFPENLSFHIEDGSIDRLIIMPKSILIYYSAYGLGQMLARLFIMSPLILFIVIYQKEIPNFIYLFFSLCIGFFVNLYLTMTLSCMAFKFRGSYSFIIIKDTLSWVFSGALIPLDVFGDTLKSAFNYIPFQYITYVPVKIATNSISIVFIFNGFLVMMSLMLIFNLIWNYMLKYNQGYNGNA, from the coding sequence GTGATAACTAAATTTTCTTTCATTGAAACAATTAGGGCTAAGAATATAATATTTGGTTATTTATTTTTAACAATAACATTATATGCAGTTGAGTTGTCTTTTTGGAATACTATGACGAAATCAAATGACTTTGTCAATTATACACATGATAAAATAATCATTTACATATTATGGTCTGTTATAATATTTCAATTAACCAGTATTAATGGATTTCCAGAAAATTTATCTTTCCATATTGAAGATGGAAGTATAGATAGACTGATTATAATGCCTAAATCAATATTAATATATTATTCAGCATATGGTCTTGGTCAAATGCTGGCTAGGCTTTTTATAATGTCACCATTGATTTTATTTATAGTAATATATCAAAAAGAAATTCCAAACTTTATATATCTATTTTTTTCTTTATGTATAGGTTTTTTTGTTAATTTATATTTAACAATGACATTGTCATGTATGGCATTCAAATTTAGAGGATCTTACTCTTTTATAATTATTAAAGACACATTGTCATGGGTATTTTCAGGTGCATTAATACCATTGGATGTATTTGGCGATACTTTAAAATCAGCGTTTAATTATATCCCGTTTCAATATATTACCTATGTTCCAGTTAAAATTGCAACAAATTCAATATCTATTGTTTTTATATTTAATGGATTTTTAGTTATGATGAGCTTAATGTTAATTTTTAATTTAATATGGAATTATATGTTAAAATACAATCAAGGATATAATGGTAATGCTTAG
- a CDS encoding ABC-2 family transporter protein codes for MLRVIYVGFKCGLSEAKKSPLNFWLSALVNFSYYIAQGFFWYAILNSQYLGRVLSSNFILIFFITVCLVDNFYLFLFGKGSFLLVKKVRSLKLEPHLTLPINTQFLYITTNIAFEHFLLSFLSLVLFFIVHIYLGTAVLLVFLHLIMSFEGVLILTSITWIIRSTIFWTASLVSIKNSNPCFKVLVRPEQSFHGAVRFVLMFILPCLFITGIPASVAGGVMSIKWFFIQSLVTLVLIFIAKFVFDIGIKRYSKYIT; via the coding sequence ATGCTTAGAGTTATATATGTTGGCTTTAAATGTGGGCTATCCGAAGCTAAAAAAAGCCCATTGAATTTCTGGCTATCAGCCCTGGTTAATTTTAGCTATTATATAGCGCAAGGTTTTTTTTGGTATGCTATTTTAAATTCACAATATTTAGGTCGTGTTTTATCCAGTAATTTTATTCTTATATTTTTTATTACAGTATGTTTAGTTGATAATTTTTATCTTTTTTTGTTTGGTAAGGGCAGTTTTCTCTTAGTTAAAAAAGTTAGATCATTAAAATTAGAACCTCATTTAACACTACCCATAAATACCCAGTTCTTATATATTACTACTAATATTGCATTTGAGCATTTTTTATTATCATTTTTATCATTAGTATTGTTTTTTATTGTGCATATTTATCTTGGTACTGCTGTTTTATTAGTTTTTTTACACTTAATTATGTCATTTGAAGGCGTTTTAATACTAACTTCAATTACATGGATTATAAGATCAACAATATTTTGGACTGCATCATTAGTCAGTATTAAGAATTCAAACCCCTGTTTTAAAGTCCTGGTGCGACCTGAACAATCTTTTCATGGTGCAGTTCGTTTTGTCTTAATGTTTATCCTTCCATGTCTATTTATAACAGGTATTCCTGCTTCGGTAGCGGGTGGAGTGATGAGCATAAAATGGTTTTTTATTCAGTCATTAGTTACATTGGTTCTGATTTTTATAGCAAAATTTGTTTTTGATATAGGTATTAAAAGGTATTCAAAATATATAACGTGA
- a CDS encoding WD40 repeat domain-containing protein — protein MYKHISPISGVATYGDKFVLSAGYDNKVILWDAYTKKPIRRVYHDHLANQCAFSPCGNYVATVSSDYTCRIWSLPNMILYGVINSHTDDVESISFHPNKNIVATCSRDKTIIISDYKGNIIAHLKGHLKDVISVEWNLSGNIISSSDDGTIRIWDVDAEKEIECIDLDNIETDTIAITPNGVIYAGNDNGEIITIINGKLAITPAHKAGIKRLVYDSFQKIMVSLSYDRKMKLWRTKNNNIECYHIAELPPIVWPRSCAFLDSNNLVFASFGDSYVQYTISTKIWHQDHIRPTYGLNAVHVSGKDIWSVGDAGIVFYNNKPFAEMGSLCNFMVEFQDVIITGGQMGKIFNACTGDIIYEHHSPLNCAAVSWGNDQFCLVGTYTGEGLVLRKIDNDIVVCNVISLHKNAIKGVVISDKYIFSVCANAAVALHNTEDFSCYAYVPKAHEKIANGCDSNREGLFVSISRDLNLRIWKNENYEVIKTPSSHSIKCVAFDTKNNYISIGNYTGWIGVYDLNINEWVLWERRSFSGISSMKYTQDDFIYSTYDGIIEFVFNHGS, from the coding sequence ATGTATAAACATATTTCTCCTATTAGTGGTGTTGCTACTTATGGTGATAAATTTGTCTTAAGTGCTGGGTATGATAATAAAGTTATTTTATGGGATGCTTACACTAAGAAGCCCATTAGAAGAGTATATCATGACCATTTGGCAAATCAGTGTGCTTTCAGTCCTTGCGGTAACTATGTAGCAACAGTCAGTAGTGATTATACTTGTCGTATTTGGTCATTGCCAAATATGATATTATATGGGGTTATAAATTCACATACTGATGATGTAGAATCAATATCATTTCATCCCAACAAAAATATTGTTGCAACGTGTTCTAGAGATAAAACAATTATTATTTCTGATTATAAAGGAAATATCATAGCTCATTTGAAAGGGCATTTAAAGGATGTAATATCTGTGGAATGGAACTTATCTGGAAATATAATAAGCTCCAGTGATGATGGTACAATTCGAATTTGGGATGTGGATGCTGAAAAAGAAATTGAATGTATAGATCTTGATAATATAGAAACTGATACTATAGCCATTACACCTAATGGAGTCATTTATGCTGGAAATGATAATGGTGAAATCATAACTATAATTAATGGTAAGTTAGCAATAACACCTGCACATAAAGCGGGTATTAAGCGCTTGGTTTATGACTCTTTCCAAAAAATAATGGTAAGTTTGAGTTACGATAGAAAAATGAAACTTTGGAGAACGAAGAATAATAATATTGAATGTTATCATATAGCAGAGCTTCCTCCAATAGTTTGGCCAAGATCTTGTGCATTTCTTGATAGTAACAATTTGGTTTTTGCATCATTTGGTGATAGTTATGTTCAATATACTATTTCTACTAAAATATGGCATCAGGATCATATTAGACCAACATATGGCTTAAATGCTGTTCACGTTTCAGGAAAGGATATTTGGAGCGTCGGAGATGCTGGTATAGTTTTTTATAATAACAAGCCCTTTGCTGAAATGGGAAGTCTGTGTAACTTTATGGTCGAATTTCAAGATGTAATTATTACTGGCGGGCAGATGGGAAAAATATTTAATGCTTGTACTGGTGATATTATATATGAACACCATTCTCCTCTAAATTGTGCTGCTGTTTCGTGGGGTAATGATCAGTTTTGTCTTGTTGGTACATACACTGGAGAAGGTCTTGTTTTAAGAAAAATAGATAATGATATTGTTGTTTGCAATGTAATTTCATTACATAAAAATGCGATAAAAGGTGTTGTTATTTCTGATAAATATATCTTCTCTGTATGTGCCAATGCAGCAGTTGCATTACATAATACTGAAGATTTTTCATGTTATGCTTATGTTCCTAAAGCCCATGAAAAAATTGCAAATGGATGTGATAGCAATAGAGAAGGATTGTTTGTGAGTATTAGCCGAGATTTAAATCTCCGAATTTGGAAAAATGAAAACTATGAAGTAATAAAAACACCAAGTTCTCATTCTATAAAATGTGTAGCTTTTGATACTAAAAATAATTATATCTCTATAGGAAATTATACTGGTTGGATCGGTGTATATGATTTAAATATAAACGAATGGGTGTTATGGGAGAGGCGTTCATTCTCTGGTATATCAAGTATGAAATATACGCAGGATGACTTTATTTATTCAACATATGACGGAATAATTGAATTTGTATTTAACCATGGGTCTTAA
- a CDS encoding formylglycine-generating enzyme family protein, which yields MIKHELSLTGIKTQNINIEGKDINSLTMKEAMGLPDKTCETLMGGLFKIYDKYSRLDSFMLLALVRDFNACFSHRYVAGNLLAIRGDTRISVFEPDIIIVPGGKVRLGLSSDDVDEIVSTYSQYGVMKEWILKEVPSYELNLNSFGLARYCVTNYEYYIFLCDTGYQEIPDSWAWGMYPHQRANYPVYSVSYDAAVSYALWLSEKTGRKFHIPSEAQWEYAATGGDGREFPWGNEFLPDHCNSIESGIVDATPIGIFPLGMGPFGHLDLAGNVEEYTSDSYLPYQSGSTVYDDLMLTEGKHYKVARGGSFTRFRDLCRTRRRHGRYNSPLYIMGFRLAEKLL from the coding sequence ATGATTAAACATGAATTAAGCCTAACAGGTATTAAAACTCAGAATATAAATATTGAAGGTAAAGATATTAACTCTTTGACCATGAAAGAAGCGATGGGTTTACCTGATAAAACATGTGAAACTTTGATGGGAGGATTATTTAAAATATATGATAAATATTCAAGGTTAGATAGTTTTATGTTACTAGCTCTAGTTAGGGACTTTAATGCATGTTTTTCCCATAGATATGTCGCTGGTAATTTGCTTGCAATTAGAGGGGATACGAGAATTTCTGTATTTGAGCCTGATATTATTATTGTTCCTGGTGGAAAAGTGCGTTTGGGTTTATCTTCTGATGATGTAGATGAAATTGTTTCGACGTATTCCCAATATGGAGTAATGAAAGAGTGGATTTTAAAGGAGGTGCCTTCTTATGAACTTAATCTTAATTCTTTTGGTTTGGCCAGATATTGTGTAACTAACTATGAATATTACATTTTTCTATGCGATACAGGTTATCAAGAGATCCCTGATAGTTGGGCTTGGGGTATGTATCCTCATCAACGTGCTAATTATCCGGTTTATTCAGTGTCTTATGATGCTGCTGTGTCTTATGCACTCTGGCTAAGTGAAAAGACAGGTAGAAAGTTCCATATTCCGAGTGAAGCACAATGGGAGTATGCTGCAACTGGAGGTGATGGGCGAGAGTTTCCATGGGGAAATGAGTTTCTGCCAGATCATTGTAACAGTATTGAAAGTGGTATTGTCGATGCGACTCCAATAGGTATCTTTCCTTTAGGTATGGGACCTTTTGGTCATCTAGATTTAGCGGGAAATGTTGAAGAATATACTTCTGATAGTTACCTACCTTATCAGTCAGGTAGTACTGTGTATGATGATTTAATGCTGACTGAAGGTAAGCATTATAAAGTTGCTCGTGGTGGTAGTTTTACCCGGTTTCGTGATTTGTGTAGAACGAGAAGACGCCATGGAAGATATAATTCTCCTCTATATATTATGGGGTTTCGGCTTGCAGAAAAGTTACTTTGA